The following DNA comes from Scomber scombrus chromosome 7, fScoSco1.1, whole genome shotgun sequence.
TCCATTAATTCAAAACttgatcaataacatgatttgtggtatttgttattttgtcacctagtgatgaaaataaataatgtgcagTAAGAGAAACTGAGCAAAATTCATTTAGACTCAAAgttttcagctttatttttaCAGAAGAAGCCTGGGACAAGAATCATGGCAGCTGAGACAAACACATGTTAGAGATGCTTACAGATGATGGAGTGTCTGAGTTTATACtcagtaaatataaaatgctTAAAACAGGATAACACAACTCACTGCTATTGGTGGAAAAGATTGAGTaaaggagcacacacacacagaccaacacacacacacatacacagaccaacacactcacacacatacaaacacacacacacatacacacacacgttattAATCTTTACAGCGTATCCAGTAACCTTCTCATGTGTGGTTTCTCACTGTTTCAACAGATAAAGCCGCCTTTTTGCAGATCCAACCGTTTTTGTTTCCACAGCTCGCTGATCTCCATCTTGGGTTTGGAACAGAAATTGCACAGACGCCGTTGTTAGCAGGTTGTGTCATCCAGGATCTGAGGGAAGAACATAATGTTTAGATCAAGGCTGATAGATTTTATTATTCAAACTGTTTAGGAATGTGTCTTTTACTTTTCAGCCAGATCACTTCCATCGATCCACTTCCATTTCCCTGCTTCAGCTCTCAGTCCAATCCAGTAGCCAGTGAAACTTGAAGTTTTCCAACTTTTATCATTGATGAATTTCTGAGGacaacagaaagacacttaCTGTATGAGagatatttaaacactgaacttaaataaacacactgtggccCAAAGACTCAGAAAATACAGCTTCATTTCATATATGACATCATAAAATTCCCACCGTTTTCACATTACCTTTTCATCTACATTAACTATTACAGCCAAGTCGGATTTCTTTCCTCTGCAGTTCTGTTGAGCTTCCTCCCAGGTTTTCTGTTCGTCTTTTTTATCAGGGTCATGGATTACATAACAGCTGGACTTGTGGTGCAGCCAGCCATCTGGGCAAGGTTTACACTGTCTGACTTAAATAACAgaaaccaacaaataaacaacattactgcattgttacattattattggttatttttggaCTTGAGTTATGAGATCTGAACTTACTTTCATCTCTTATTGGGCAGTAGGCAGCAATGATCTGCTCTATGTTTCGTATTTGTTCTGTTAagatgttcttttctttctccatctgcTGCTTGTCCGTagttattttcttgttttcctcAGTCAGGTTTACGATCTTCATTTCTGAGACATTATATTCCTGTTTCAGGTTTCCAATGATGACTGTCTGATTATCTTTGTCTCTCTTCAGTTTGTCGTTGAGGTCTGTCAGGTTGCGATTGGTCTCCAGTAGAATTGTGTGGTTTTCTTTTAACTGCTCCAGCTCTCTTACATTATTCTCATGATAATACAAAGACactgcaaaaagaaaatgtgcctCTTAATTGATAGTAATAATGCAATTCTGGATTAATCATTTTGCCACTGTTGGAAGCTACTTCTTCTGTTCAACTTCAGGTTTTTGAAGTTGTTTGACGTATTGAGCAGCATCTCATGTTTATtgatattactattattatttgaCTTTAACATTAGTATTGCATCTCAATATTTATAGTTGAAAGTGCATCTCATACAGCCAAAACTGTAACAATGTAGGGGGGACCAGGAATGGTTGTAACAAAGGTATAGTTTTAATAGCATCACTTTAACCAATAAGGGATAACGTAAGAGTCATGTATAACCACTCCCTCCCTGACCTTGCATGTTAATTTGCATGGCTGTGTGAAGAAGTGTGCAGATTTTACAGCCAAAACGTTTTAAAGACAACATTTTCAGGTAAGAAAGTAATTTTTTGGAACAAGTCTATATTTTGATTAGTACTGTTGAAGTTTGAATTAGGTAACTTGTATCAGGTAAGAGAGTAGGTTCTCATGTAAAATGTGAGTCATTTCATCTATGCTAATTTTAAACCACCATGTTGATACAGCTAGCTAAACAATGGCTGACAGGGGTGGGGATGGTTGTAACACTTTCTAAGAAAATGTTACAACCATCCCCGTAATCACAATTCATGTATTTTCTCTATCCTACTCCTTTTTTTCAGTATGCCAAGACAGTGGGTGAGGAAAACGAATAGGAGTGTGTCTGCACATGTACTTGCATCATGTAAGTTGCATCAGATGAAGTGAGGCAGGGAAAAACAGTGAGGTCAGTCACCAAAGACTACTCCATCTGCCATGTGACACTGAGCAGATACTGCAAGAAATTGCAAAACCTCAGAGAACAAGGTTCATGAAAGCTGCCCAGTGTGGGCTATCACAGCAGTCAAAAAGTCTTCGATGCACAGCAAGAGGAGGTGTTGACTGGTTACTTGATTGAGGCAGCAGACTTGTACTATGGACTCACTCCACGTGAGGTAGACCTACTGAGCATTTGACAGGTGCAGATTAGTATGCCATAAGTAGGAAATAGTTACTACTGCATCGGTTCTTTATCTATATGTATTTAGGTACCATGGGGtacaactaactaactaactaactagttttattttcttttaggtCAGGAAGTTTGCATATCAACTTGCATTGGAGTACAACATCAAACACCCCCAGTCATGGGATGACAATAACATGGCAGGTCCTGATTGGTTATCAGGCTTTATGAAAAGGCATCCTAACTTGTCCATGAGAAGTGCACATGCAACTAGCTTGGCCCGAGCTACAAGCTTTAACCGTACAAATGTGGAGGCATTTTTCTAGAAGCTTGGGGATGTTATTTAGAGGTATAGCTTTGATGGATGTGGCATATTGAATATGTCTGAGACTGGTGTTACCACCGTCCAGACACCAGACCGAGTAGTTGCACACCGAGGAGTAAAGCAGGTTGGATCAATGACTTCTGCTGAGAGAGGTGCCTTGGTCTCAGTGGCATGTGCAGGGCAAGCACTCGGAAATTCCATCCCACCCTTCTGCGTTTTCCCTCGCAAGAAGTACAAGGATTTCTTCGTAAACCTTGGACCACCTGGTAGTGTTGGGAGTGGCAATGgatgcaagaaaaaaatgttctcttgTTTCTGGACCACTTTGCCATGCATACTAAAGTCAGTCCAGAGAAGAAGGTGTTACTCCTGTTTGACAATCACAACTCACACATTTCAGTGAAAGCAGTTAATTACTGCAAGGCAAATGGAAttgtgctactctctctaccTCCACATTGCTCACACAGACTTCAACCACTTAATCGAAGTGTCTATGTTCCCCTGAAGAAGGCTGTAAACTCAGCTGGGGATGCTTGGATGAGGATTAATCCTGCCAAGAAGATGACCATTTATGATGCGCCATCACTTATGAGAACAGCTCTGCCCACTGCTGTATCTCCTAGCAAGATACAGGCTGAATTCAGATCCACAGGCATTCGGTCATTTAACCCAGACATTTTTCAGGACCATGACTTTGCACCTTCCCAAGTGACTAACCGTCCAGACCCAGTTTCTATGGCTTCTGTAGTTTCCCAGCAAGAGTCCCTCAACAACAGCCGCCTCCACCCTACTTCAAATCTCCtctgcaacaacaacagcctCCACCCTGCCTCAGGTGTCCTCTGCAGCTACAGCAGCCTCCATCCTGCTTCAGATCTCCTCTGCAACAACAATAGCCTCCACCCTGCCTCAAACATCCTCTGcagcttcctcctctgctcctgctGAGCCCTAAACTGAAGTGTTCAGTCCCTCTTCTGTAAGACCATTTCCCAAAGCAGGGCCAAGAAAGACCACTGGTACgacaaggagaaggagaaagtcACACGTCTATACAGATACACTGGTCAAGCAAGCcttggaggaagaagaaaagaagaggaataGTAAGAAGAATGTGAAAATGGCCATATTTGGAAAGAGGCAACGcaaacaaaataattcaaaGAGAAAGATCCAAGAAGAACAAGGACAAGGGTTGGGAAAcctcagaagaagaagatgatttTTGCATTGTGTGCATGGATCAGATGTGTAGATTGCAAGTTATGGGCCCACGAAAACTCTTTCTCTGGAACACCTGCATACATATGTCACCACTGTGACTCTGATTACTCTGTTTAGATGGATaacacacaaagatacacacactcaagttcatgttttatcatttaagacagacacagtgtgtatgtttgttgttttactgACTGTCAACATCTTCCTGTAATTTTACGTGGATTATGACTAATTCTGACATCCTGCTGAAGGTTTCCATTTATATGTGTATAACATTGATAGGTATTATCAGAATATGTTCTTTAAGAAAGCTCTTCTAATGTTAGGATCCACACCACTGACACTGTTCCTCATTTAGCCATCAGTGATGAGTTCTTTTCGTGCGTAGTGAAGCACAGGAAGATGCTTTAGTGTTGGCACATGCGCAATAAACTCATATAGATGCATATTTTGTGGTGTGGCCTCAGTTTGTAGTTCTTCAATCTTACTGTTACGATTTACCCCAGGTTGTGTTACAACATATCCTGGTACTGGGGTAGTATGTAACAATGGCACTCCTTGCATTTGACGTCAAATAATGAATTCTGTGATATAGTTGGAGAGGTTGAAAACATTGCTATTTGTAGACAAATGAGGGTACTTTGTGTCAAAATTACAACCGTACCCGGTCTCCCCTACATATAAACATCTGACTGTTTTAAAactgacttttaaaaatatgttaatctaTCCTTTACATAAGGactaacaacaataataacaagcTACGGAAAAAGAAACATGTAATTTGATGTGATATTCACATAGAGGATACTCACAGTAGATATGAAGGACCAAGATTACCAACAGTATCACCCAACTCACTGCTACTGGTAGAAAACACTGAGTGAAGGAGCCACACTTCTTATCTAAGAAAACAATAAGGATTGAGCAGAGTGATGTCAACACTTTGATTTCAAAATGGACTTCAATAGATTATAGAAACTTTGAACCTCTTTGAAAAATCCAAtgatttacaaaaaatgaaagtttgTCAACTTAACTATGTTTCTAACATACCTGAGGTGGCTGACACAGTGCACACAGCTGTATTAACATAGTCACTTTCTTCCTCAAGTTCCTCTGAAACAGTTCAGAtcaaacactgatgtttaaatatCTGCAGTAAATTGGCTCTTATTTACAGAATCACATCCAATCTTTTGCTGCCAGTGTGTTGTCATGTATCAGAagctttaaaaagaataaactaACATACTGTTTCACTAAAAGATGAAAACCTCATCGAGTGTTTATGTATTAGAAAGCATCTTACCTTCAGATGAAGCAACAGTGAGCGTCTGCGTGTTTCTGTTCATCCTGAACTAAAGACACTGACAGCCAGCAGTCCTGTATGAAGACTATAAAGACATATAAAGTACAGAGAAGAGGAAGTTTTCAGTTCTGCTTTTAGGTTATCGTCTAACGCATCTTGAGATCATTTCTGGAAATAATCTAATGAAGTTAATGGTTTTAACAAGGCGCGTTTGCAACATATTTTCACACCATTTTAGTTCTGCTTTCCTCTGCAGTCCTCTTGAGCTTCCTCTCAGCTTCTCTGAACAGGAGGATCAGGGTTATTGACCGCAGTGTGATATGACGATATATTGAGGCCGGCTCTACGCTGGGGCAAGgggcttttgtttttgcttctgATTGGGTGGGTTGCAGCCTACAGCCCGACTACACTGTACTGCATGCATGAAGCTCCCACTTTCTTTGAAATTATTAGTTTAAACGCCCCATTTACCATGTTGATGATCAGTGCATCAGTCTATCCACTCATGGCTGCGTCACACTTCATTATCAAATCCAGTCTGCATATTGAAAGGATGCtcaaatcaatgaaactccaTTACATGTTTACACTGCTACCTTACACCCAGACATaaacagcacacatacacatacatacacacacacacacacacacacacacacacacacacacacacagggtaaCTTACGTCACTTTTAGGGTATTCACATAGAATCTTAAGTCACGTGTGTGTCCCTGAAAGCGACTTAAgtcatgcagacacacacactcacacacataaacccacatacacatacaaccacaaacactcacacagtcacacacacacacacacacacacacacacacacacacacacacacacacagggcctgTATTAGTGCACTGATGTATTTGTGCAGCAGGAAACTTCAAACAACCCTCTACAGATCTACTTCCAAATCAACCCTGTTCAAAAGATAAAAACGTTCCATATTTGATGCTACCGATGCCGCCGCCGCCTGCATGTTCGTCATCCTTCTCATTATCTTGTGAGATGCtgagtgtctctctctccctccctctctctctctgtctctctgtgtgtgctgaGTGAGTGGCTCCTGAAATTTGGACAGAAATGATATCAAAGCTCTTGTTAATGTTGTTTCCTCTGCATGCAGCCTCACTGATTGCTTCAgccagaggaggagagaaaaggaacgacacaaataaaataaaataaaaacattaaaatcagatcaaactacaaacatttgaTGACATGCTGTTAGTAATTCCAGATTTATCATATATTTAGACAGAGGACTCCCATGGTATTAAGAAAAGAGATGATTTCTGGATTTCCCTAAATGAGATGTTGCGTGACTAAATTCCCCCCTGTTACCACGGCAACCGCGAGAGTCGTACAGCATCTTTTCCCGCCAGGGTTTGTCCCATTAGTGCGAGA
Coding sequences within:
- the LOC133983978 gene encoding CD209 antigen-like protein C, producing DEQKTWEEAQQNCRGKKSDLAVIVNVDEKKFINDKSWKTSSFTGYWIGLRAEAGKWKWIDGSDLAEKSWMTQPANNGVCAISVPNPRWRSASCGNKNGWICKKAALSVETVRNHT